One segment of Carboxydothermus pertinax DNA contains the following:
- a CDS encoding GDSL-type esterase/lipase family protein, translating to MVEFVFLGDSLTYGFPYEPRDSWANLAAEKLGVSFKNLGVCGDTVLDMKIRFKREKELCKTLVLLGGTNDVYANRSLQEILQDVEEIITWAKERGVQKIILGNPLPVLEEQWAVRRLYILGRKYAELAKKLQINYLNFYEPFNKELEENPGLLIDGIHPSKEGYRLMAEIFLEFLGIENDF from the coding sequence GTGGTGGAGTTTGTTTTTCTCGGGGACTCATTAACTTATGGTTTTCCTTATGAGCCCAGGGATTCCTGGGCTAATTTAGCCGCAGAAAAATTAGGAGTTAGTTTTAAAAACCTGGGAGTATGTGGGGATACCGTATTGGACATGAAAATTAGGTTTAAAAGAGAAAAAGAGCTTTGTAAGACTTTGGTGCTTTTAGGTGGTACCAATGATGTTTATGCCAATCGTTCTTTGCAGGAAATCCTTCAAGATGTTGAGGAAATAATAACCTGGGCTAAAGAAAGGGGAGTTCAAAAAATTATTCTTGGAAATCCCTTACCGGTATTAGAGGAACAATGGGCAGTAAGGAGGCTTTATATTTTAGGCAGAAAGTATGCAGAATTAGCCAAAAAGCTTCAAATAAACTACTTGAATTTTTATGAACCGTTTAATAAAGAATTAGAAGAAAATCCCGGACTTTTAATTGATGGTATTCATCCATCAAAGGAAGGCTACCGGCTAATGGCAGAAATCTTTTTAGAATTTTTGGGCATTGAAAATGATTTTTAA
- the tsaA gene encoding tRNA (N6-threonylcarbamoyladenosine(37)-N6)-methyltransferase TrmO: MEIVLRPIGYVRNSFNSKEKMDYDEDISEIVIYDEFVPGLYKIEEEEEITIIFYFHLSNEEKLVTVRRDGKETGVFASRSPNRPNHLGIATGKLLKREGNVLTVKGIDCLNQTPVLDIKPKSRKFDGEER, translated from the coding sequence GTGGAGATAGTGCTGCGGCCGATTGGTTACGTGCGTAACAGCTTTAATTCCAAAGAAAAAATGGATTATGACGAAGATATCTCGGAAATTGTCATATATGACGAGTTTGTTCCCGGACTTTACAAAATTGAGGAAGAAGAGGAAATAACCATTATTTTTTATTTTCATTTAAGTAACGAAGAAAAATTAGTAACGGTGAGACGGGACGGCAAGGAAACCGGTGTTTTTGCCTCGAGAAGTCCCAATAGACCTAACCATTTAGGGATTGCTACCGGAAAGCTTTTAAAAAGGGAAGGAAATGTCTTAACTGTAAAAGGGATTGACTGCTTAAACCAAACACCAGTTTTAGATATTAAACCTAAAAGCCGGAAATTTGACGGGGAGGAGCGGTAA
- a CDS encoding cation diffusion facilitator family transporter, which produces MNDKKVSWARLSIISNSLLVLFKVMVGIFTGSVSIIAEGLHSGVDLLASVITFFSVKVASRPADLRHPYGHGKVENIAGTIEGLLIFLGAVLIIKEAVPKFWHPEIPESLGWGIGVMAVSAVINFFISQTLLKIAKETDSPALEADGWHLKTDVYTSVGVLLGLMLIKLTGISYFDPILALIVAGMILKAAYEITFEGFANMVDTALPEGEISLIKDSISQYGEKFIEFHKLRARKSGSERFIDLHLVVPEKLSVKEVHDLCNKIERDIEGKLPNSHVLIHAEPCQKDKRECEDCPYCPEKKADL; this is translated from the coding sequence TTGAATGATAAGAAAGTCTCCTGGGCAAGGCTTTCCATTATTTCTAACAGCCTTTTGGTGCTTTTTAAGGTTATGGTAGGTATCTTTACCGGTTCGGTTAGTATTATTGCCGAGGGTTTGCATTCGGGAGTGGATTTATTAGCCTCGGTGATTACCTTCTTTTCGGTAAAAGTTGCAAGCCGCCCGGCGGATTTACGCCATCCCTATGGTCATGGCAAGGTGGAAAATATAGCGGGTACTATTGAAGGGCTTTTAATCTTTCTGGGGGCGGTTTTAATTATTAAAGAAGCGGTACCAAAATTTTGGCATCCGGAAATCCCTGAAAGCCTTGGCTGGGGTATAGGGGTAATGGCGGTATCGGCAGTTATTAACTTTTTTATTTCCCAAACCTTACTAAAAATTGCCAAGGAAACCGATTCTCCTGCCTTAGAAGCCGATGGCTGGCACTTAAAAACCGATGTTTATACTTCGGTGGGTGTACTCTTAGGTCTTATGTTAATAAAGCTTACCGGGATATCTTACTTTGATCCGATTTTAGCTTTAATTGTAGCGGGGATGATTTTAAAAGCAGCTTATGAAATTACTTTTGAAGGTTTTGCCAATATGGTGGATACGGCTTTACCGGAAGGGGAGATTTCTTTAATCAAAGATTCTATTTCCCAGTATGGAGAAAAATTTATAGAATTTCACAAATTAAGGGCGCGGAAAAGCGGTTCGGAGCGGTTTATTGATCTGCACTTAGTGGTCCCGGAGAAGCTTTCGGTAAAAGAAGTTCATGACCTTTGCAATAAAATTGAGCGAGATATTGAGGGGAAACTTCCCAATTCTCATGTCTTAATTCATGCTGAGCCCTGTCAAAAAGACAAAAGAGAGTGCGAGGACTGCCCTTATTGCCCGGAAAAAAAAGCTGACCTGTAA